From a single Bacillus pseudomycoides DSM 12442 genomic region:
- a CDS encoding helix-turn-helix transcriptional regulator, whose product MFKTLKLWFWYDWVLLCIRFIIWLSLMLTTIQHQDHLTVPLWIIILWEVASFSVPWICLMFSSRYYLFAEIILFGGVCFYLTLLFPSAYLAFLMPTFMIAANSAHKSYRWSGSITIILFPLLITIFSQVTDLWVIILQISLAFIMGSSFRLLVINYRQSETIRNQKQVLEQYVSQVERITLLEERDRLSKDLHDTMGHSYTSIIMGMETLRTELKTKEGEQKLDSLLQLARNSMEEVRMYLHQMDLSQESLPLTVTLQQLTEEFEKHAEVNVRTRIIGEEYMVSKQSKMTLYRSLQEALTNAVRHGQSTEIIVSLHFEPQQIRLDVQDNGCGVEDWKDGFGLSAMKERMIQLQGRVTVYSKKGEGTLISCLLPKMVELPNERIRLCIVDDHSFIRESLHTILNGQEDLQVVGMAEDGEQAVELCESLKPDIVLMDLEMPNLDGIHATKIIKGKWPDIRVLILSMFQDTERAKEIIRNGADGYLLKSIDSRELAESIRLVYRGGTMINHDLFHRMWEENEETGLVESKSDGKEFGLTKRELEVLNLLSQGSRYKTIASKLYLSNGTVRNYASNLYEKLGVKNREEAVQKAKDTGLLL is encoded by the coding sequence TTGTTTAAGACTTTGAAACTATGGTTCTGGTATGATTGGGTATTACTTTGTATACGTTTTATCATTTGGCTATCATTGATGTTAACGACTATCCAACACCAAGATCATTTGACTGTACCACTTTGGATCATCATTCTATGGGAAGTTGCTTCATTTTCAGTACCTTGGATTTGTTTAATGTTCAGTTCTCGCTATTATCTATTTGCTGAGATAATTTTATTTGGCGGAGTGTGCTTCTACTTAACTTTATTATTTCCGTCAGCGTATCTTGCTTTTTTAATGCCAACTTTCATGATTGCGGCAAATAGTGCTCATAAATCATATCGTTGGTCGGGTTCTATCACAATTATTTTATTCCCATTGCTCATTACGATATTTTCTCAGGTAACAGATTTATGGGTAATAATCCTACAAATCAGTTTAGCTTTTATTATGGGTTCTTCCTTTCGTTTACTGGTTATCAATTATCGTCAAAGTGAAACTATTCGGAACCAGAAGCAAGTATTAGAACAATACGTATCACAAGTTGAGCGGATTACTTTGCTGGAGGAACGTGACAGGCTCTCAAAAGATTTACATGATACGATGGGGCATTCCTATACCTCAATTATTATGGGGATGGAAACATTACGTACGGAATTAAAGACTAAAGAAGGGGAGCAAAAGCTCGATTCATTATTACAATTGGCTCGTAATAGTATGGAGGAAGTGAGAATGTATTTGCATCAAATGGATTTATCACAAGAATCGCTTCCTTTAACTGTCACGTTGCAACAATTAACAGAGGAATTTGAGAAACATGCAGAAGTAAATGTACGCACTCGAATAATAGGGGAAGAGTATATGGTCTCCAAGCAATCAAAAATGACGCTGTACCGGAGCTTGCAGGAGGCGTTAACGAATGCGGTGCGTCATGGACAATCCACCGAAATTATTGTATCGCTGCATTTTGAGCCGCAACAGATAAGATTGGATGTACAGGATAATGGTTGCGGAGTAGAGGATTGGAAGGATGGATTTGGATTAAGCGCAATGAAAGAACGTATGATACAGCTACAAGGGAGAGTTACTGTATACTCCAAAAAAGGGGAAGGGACCCTCATCTCATGTTTGTTACCGAAAATGGTAGAATTACCGAATGAACGAATACGCTTGTGTATCGTCGATGATCACTCGTTTATTCGAGAAAGTCTTCATACAATCTTGAATGGACAGGAAGACTTGCAGGTAGTGGGAATGGCTGAAGATGGAGAGCAGGCTGTGGAATTGTGTGAAAGCCTGAAACCAGATATAGTATTAATGGATTTGGAGATGCCCAACCTGGATGGGATTCATGCGACCAAAATAATTAAGGGAAAATGGCCTGACATTCGTGTTCTTATCCTTTCAATGTTTCAGGACACAGAAAGGGCAAAAGAAATCATACGAAACGGTGCTGACGGCTATTTGCTGAAGTCCATAGATTCACGTGAACTAGCTGAATCGATTCGACTAGTCTATCGAGGAGGCACGATGATTAACCATGACTTGTTTCATAGAATGTGGGAAGAAAATGAAGAAACAGGATTAGTTGAATCAAAATCAGATGGAAAAGAGTTTGGCTTAACGAAACGCGAACTAGAAGTTTTGAATCTATTATCACAAGGTAGCCGTTATAAAACAATTGCTTCGAAGCTTTACTTATCAAACGGAACAGTAAGAAATTACGCTTCCAATCTCTATGAAAAGCTGGGAGTCAAAAATCGAGAAGAAGCCGTGCAAAAAGCAAAGGATACAGGATTACTTTTGTAA
- a CDS encoding sensor domain-containing protein encodes MTKASAQKTLQDFYFLLFTFASGFFYFCFYLVSITFALVMTVFFVGIPLLAGVLQTTHTFVQYERIQTKVYTDISIEPLPPRIKRGGDRWIKAGEIILNSSNWRAIFWLMQKFFVGMISLICAVILYITPLLFIFIPLLFQYFNIYLLGIAVNSWEKAIFVTIVGCILIWIHIFIGNCLVRIIGMYTRSMFKAIKG; translated from the coding sequence ATGACGAAAGCATCAGCTCAAAAAACTTTGCAGGATTTCTATTTTTTGTTGTTTACTTTTGCATCCGGCTTTTTTTACTTTTGCTTCTATCTGGTCAGCATTACATTTGCTTTAGTAATGACAGTTTTCTTCGTAGGTATTCCCTTGTTGGCAGGCGTGTTGCAAACAACTCACACGTTTGTCCAGTATGAACGTATTCAGACGAAGGTTTATACGGATATATCGATAGAGCCATTACCGCCAAGGATAAAAAGAGGAGGAGATAGATGGATTAAAGCGGGAGAAATAATTCTTAATAGTAGCAATTGGAGGGCTATTTTTTGGCTCATGCAGAAATTTTTTGTTGGAATGATTAGCCTTATATGTGCCGTTATACTGTACATAACTCCGCTTTTATTTATTTTTATACCCTTACTTTTTCAATATTTTAATATATACTTATTGGGAATTGCTGTGAATTCATGGGAGAAAGCTATTTTTGTCACGATTGTTGGTTGCATTCTCATCTGGATACATATTTTTATTGGAAACTGCTTAGTTCGAATAATTGGAATGTACACGCGTTCCATGTTTAAAGCTATAAAGGGGTGA
- a CDS encoding serine hydrolase domain-containing protein, which yields MKKAINKLGIVGILLTSTSMISACSQQSLEAGKSKSSAATTDIQMTKAPNNKKEVESFADPLFEEKMKKYNVNGSSFVVVHDGKVVVNKGYGYADKEKKIPVTKDTVFQIASVSKTFTALAVMQQVDKGKLKLDQDVQQYLGGLKIPNKTGKPLTLFDMLTYTSGVDFPDITTITGPEYINHSMPMKEFFSKHMPTVVRPPGESYTYDNVAFALAGFAVENVTNTPFSQYMENNIFKPLDMKSTSLSLTPNLLKRMATHYGPTGDPILTSGNGLMDAPQGGIISTGEDMSKYMIMQLQNGKFKGQEIVSKKSMDMMHAYQVFDDKTIPVATIGFETPFNDLANGQHVVIKGGSMPGHQSLMILVPEQKTAFFMSYNNDSTMSIDMYEAFMDHYFPAKKGEKTRYLPLEEKEAQKYLGLYQNTRLAAIRTHFTYENGDLVMEGGISGKQVLKMIHPLLFEDSEGKKVAFKKNAAGEITYFHYSSPKSLDFMADAQKINNKPSFVDVPQKGNYRRHIDNLHALNIMDAKKGNLFDPMGTMTQGEFADSLLRAHGWSAFPDESKEAKEKFIIGIPGYDRTAPITRQIAATMIQNLKQIQPDQAKKVKLLDNADDWAVQSIRALASQGIVDPDTSINTDGSFIFRPKDLLLRQEASALLDLAFGYYALPIIQK from the coding sequence ATGAAAAAAGCAATCAACAAACTGGGGATAGTTGGAATTCTGCTCACTTCTACAAGTATGATTTCTGCGTGTTCTCAACAATCATTAGAAGCTGGAAAATCAAAATCATCGGCAGCCACGACCGATATCCAAATGACGAAAGCACCCAATAATAAAAAAGAAGTAGAATCTTTTGCTGATCCGTTATTTGAGGAAAAAATGAAGAAGTACAATGTAAACGGTTCTAGTTTTGTCGTCGTTCATGATGGAAAGGTTGTCGTCAATAAAGGGTATGGGTATGCTGATAAAGAAAAGAAAATTCCCGTTACTAAGGACACGGTCTTTCAAATCGCTTCAGTCTCAAAAACTTTTACTGCTTTAGCTGTGATGCAGCAAGTTGATAAAGGAAAGCTTAAACTAGATCAAGATGTACAACAATATCTCGGTGGATTGAAAATACCTAATAAAACAGGAAAACCTCTTACCTTGTTTGATATGCTCACTTATACCAGCGGAGTAGATTTTCCTGATATCACCACGATAACTGGACCTGAATACATTAATCATAGTATGCCGATGAAGGAATTTTTCTCTAAACATATGCCAACGGTGGTACGGCCGCCAGGAGAATCTTATACGTATGACAACGTTGCATTTGCACTCGCAGGGTTTGCAGTGGAAAATGTTACAAATACACCTTTCTCACAATATATGGAAAATAATATTTTCAAACCATTAGATATGAAATCTACAAGTTTGAGCCTTACGCCTAATCTTCTCAAGAGAATGGCTACACATTACGGTCCCACTGGTGATCCGATTCTAACAAGTGGCAACGGTCTAATGGATGCACCACAAGGAGGCATTATATCTACCGGAGAAGACATGTCAAAATACATGATTATGCAGCTACAGAACGGAAAGTTTAAAGGCCAAGAAATTGTAAGTAAAAAAAGCATGGATATGATGCATGCCTATCAAGTTTTTGATGATAAGACAATTCCTGTTGCAACAATTGGATTTGAGACGCCTTTCAATGACTTGGCTAATGGTCAACACGTTGTAATAAAAGGGGGAAGTATGCCGGGACATCAATCACTGATGATTTTAGTGCCTGAACAAAAAACAGCATTCTTCATGTCTTACAATAATGATTCAACGATGAGTATAGACATGTATGAAGCTTTCATGGATCATTATTTCCCTGCTAAGAAGGGGGAAAAAACTAGATACCTCCCGTTAGAGGAGAAAGAAGCCCAGAAATATTTGGGTTTGTACCAAAACACACGTTTAGCTGCAATTCGCACCCACTTTACCTATGAAAATGGGGATTTGGTCATGGAAGGGGGAATATCCGGAAAACAAGTTCTCAAAATGATTCATCCGTTGTTATTTGAGGATTCGGAAGGTAAAAAGGTTGCTTTCAAAAAAAATGCAGCTGGAGAAATCACATATTTTCACTACAGCTCTCCTAAGAGCCTAGATTTTATGGCTGATGCACAAAAAATTAACAACAAGCCGTCCTTTGTGGATGTTCCGCAAAAGGGTAACTATAGAAGGCATATCGATAATCTTCATGCTTTAAACATCATGGATGCTAAAAAAGGTAATTTATTCGATCCGATGGGCACTATGACACAAGGAGAATTTGCTGATTCCTTGTTGCGTGCACATGGGTGGAGTGCTTTTCCAGACGAATCCAAAGAGGCGAAGGAGAAATTTATAATAGGTATTCCTGGATATGACCGTACAGCTCCGATTACCCGACAGATCGCAGCAACCATGATTCAAAATTTAAAGCAGATTCAACCTGACCAAGCTAAGAAAGTTAAATTGCTTGATAATGCGGATGACTGGGCAGTCCAATCTATTCGAGCACTTGCCTCTCAAGGAATCGTAGACCCTGATACTTCGATCAACACGGACGGATCCTTTATTTTCCGTCCGAAGGATCTGTTACTGCGCCAAGAAGCAAGTGCCTTGCTCGATTTAGCCTTTGGCTATTATGCCCTACCTATTATACAGAAGTAG
- a CDS encoding DUF4352 domain-containing protein, with protein MYKKMGTLVITGALAISLAGCSDTEETAKKVSNDTKTEQTTEKKEEKKKFKVGETIKLGNHKLTVTNVEKSPGGEFDKPKEGHEFLIANVTIENGGKEEIHYNAHDFSLQNSEGNIVDPTLTMINQDTQLNFGKLAQNGKITGTIAFESKQGDPKLQLIFKPISLSEEEVRVNLQ; from the coding sequence ATGTATAAGAAGATGGGTACACTCGTTATAACTGGAGCGCTTGCTATAAGTCTAGCGGGATGTAGTGATACAGAAGAAACTGCCAAGAAAGTATCAAATGATACAAAAACAGAACAAACAACTGAAAAGAAAGAAGAGAAAAAAAAATTTAAAGTTGGCGAAACAATTAAACTTGGAAATCACAAATTAACTGTTACAAATGTTGAAAAGTCTCCAGGTGGAGAATTCGATAAACCTAAAGAGGGTCATGAATTTTTAATCGCTAATGTAACTATAGAAAACGGCGGCAAAGAAGAAATACATTATAATGCTCACGATTTCAGTTTACAAAACAGTGAAGGAAATATTGTAGATCCAACGTTAACTATGATTAACCAAGATACTCAATTGAATTTTGGAAAACTTGCACAAAATGGGAAAATAACTGGAACTATTGCTTTCGAATCAAAACAAGGAGATCCTAAGCTTCAATTAATCTTCAAACCAATTTCCTTATCAGAAGAAGAAGTTCGAGTAAATCTTCAATAA
- a CDS encoding nucleoside hydrolase, with the protein MGKKVLFFGDFGIDDTIAIIYAHLTDKIDVMGIVADYGNVPKAEVVRNVRFLLKSVGKEYIKVFGGAEHSMSSEAETFYPEVHGKFGIGPIYPGLELQTFENFFEVLTLIKQYKNELIIVNTGRLTSLATLFLLYGDVMEYVHSYYIMGGAFLYPGNVTPIAEANFYGDPVAANIVMRYAKNLSIYPLNVTQSAIVTPEMVNYIHSKGKTKFLKPLLDYYYYQFYQKKVPGIQGSPVHDVLTLIAINRDDIFTYHQSAVMVNALDTVRGQSIGDFRSTFEPETFGNRPKHRIAIQMNYEQFFKEFMTVMTGDPF; encoded by the coding sequence ATGGGGAAAAAAGTACTGTTTTTTGGAGATTTCGGAATTGACGATACGATAGCTATCATATATGCGCATTTGACAGATAAAATTGATGTTATGGGAATTGTTGCAGACTATGGGAACGTACCTAAAGCTGAAGTTGTTAGAAATGTTCGCTTTTTACTTAAAAGTGTAGGAAAAGAATATATAAAAGTTTTTGGTGGGGCGGAGCATTCCATGTCTTCAGAAGCTGAAACTTTTTATCCAGAAGTTCACGGTAAATTTGGGATAGGACCCATTTATCCAGGACTAGAGCTTCAAACATTTGAGAATTTTTTTGAGGTTCTCACACTTATTAAGCAGTATAAAAATGAACTTATTATCGTGAATACCGGAAGGCTAACTTCACTTGCAACTTTATTTCTCCTTTATGGAGATGTGATGGAATATGTACATTCTTATTATATTATGGGAGGAGCTTTTCTATATCCAGGAAATGTTACCCCCATTGCCGAAGCTAACTTTTATGGCGATCCTGTAGCAGCCAATATTGTAATGAGATACGCAAAAAATCTATCAATTTATCCTTTGAATGTTACACAATCAGCTATCGTAACACCAGAAATGGTCAATTATATTCACTCTAAAGGAAAAACTAAGTTTTTAAAGCCTCTTTTAGACTATTACTATTATCAATTTTATCAAAAAAAAGTTCCTGGAATACAAGGTAGCCCGGTTCATGATGTGCTCACTTTGATTGCGATTAATCGTGATGATATTTTTACGTACCATCAATCAGCAGTGATGGTTAATGCACTTGATACTGTACGAGGACAAAGTATAGGAGATTTTAGATCTACTTTTGAACCAGAAACATTCGGTAATCGTCCAAAACATAGGATTGCAATACAAATGAATTATGAACAGTTTTTTAAGGAGTTTATGACTGTAATGACTGGCGACCCATTTTAG
- a CDS encoding M23 family metallopeptidase, translated as MKKKKLLSITASTLLLTFCIGGFNTAEAAGTPKFQMPFPCGQKWEGQTRSNHSPANSVDFNRANDEGDTVVASASGTVSRVENEGNRSYGKWIEINHGDGWTTRYAHLSTQSVKKGQKVTIGQKIGTVGNTGGSTGAHLHFEQSYQGQVKKISFNGSQIHYWGTKSYTSKNSCKK; from the coding sequence ATGAAGAAAAAGAAGTTGCTATCAATCACTGCATCAACTTTACTGCTTACATTTTGTATAGGCGGTTTTAATACTGCCGAGGCAGCTGGAACTCCAAAGTTTCAAATGCCTTTTCCTTGTGGACAGAAGTGGGAAGGACAAACTCGTTCTAATCATAGTCCAGCAAATTCTGTTGATTTTAACCGAGCAAACGATGAAGGAGATACTGTTGTAGCATCTGCTTCTGGCACAGTATCAAGAGTAGAAAATGAGGGAAATAGAAGTTATGGAAAATGGATTGAGATCAATCATGGAGACGGTTGGACTACTCGCTATGCACACTTAAGTACACAAAGCGTTAAAAAAGGACAAAAAGTTACGATAGGACAGAAAATTGGAACTGTGGGCAATACAGGAGGATCAACAGGTGCTCACCTTCATTTTGAACAAAGTTATCAGGGACAAGTCAAAAAAATTTCATTTAACGGCTCTCAAATTCATTATTGGGGTACAAAATCCTATACAAGTAAGAATAGTTGTAAAAAATAA
- a CDS encoding IS3 family transposase yields MPKNIKFVHFKAECFNLSSFRSVEEVKLAVHKYIHFYNYHRFQKKLKNLSPYEYRTQTS; encoded by the coding sequence GTGCCGAAAAATATTAAATTCGTTCATTTCAAAGCGGAATGTTTTAATCTGAGTTCATTTCGTTCAGTAGAAGAAGTTAAACTTGCCGTACATAAATATATTCATTTTTATAACTATCATCGTTTTCAAAAGAAGTTAAAAAACCTGAGTCCATACGAATATCGAACTCAGACTTCTTAA
- a CDS encoding DUF4362 domain-containing protein, which yields MKKPLIVGALCLALTSLTACSNDNEKSSTEVKKDEIVIHIPKEKSKNLERFGTFSQNVKNKKNDEIQIKNYLTDEEAKVPTLETVTYKDEKFTFTYKYKNDYRKDICNKLVTPQETHGIAYMLRDCAQSEEGIVLHNTAEDGEGIHSIKDKSIEFIEVEGDKTYIFVKQFDVGAFVNAIQHTNFNTLSNTSNTQKSNYKVNVHFLSGTTQTYYLWIDKEKSQGIIMDSEQTNQGHEIDKIFVDDIIKVLN from the coding sequence TTGAAGAAACCATTGATTGTTGGGGCATTATGCTTAGCACTCACTTCTTTAACTGCGTGTAGTAATGACAATGAGAAATCATCCACTGAAGTGAAAAAAGATGAGATTGTTATACATATACCTAAAGAAAAATCTAAAAATCTAGAACGATTTGGAACATTTTCTCAAAATGTAAAAAATAAGAAAAATGACGAAATACAAATTAAAAATTATTTAACTGACGAGGAAGCAAAAGTACCAACTTTAGAAACTGTAACTTATAAAGATGAAAAATTCACTTTTACTTACAAGTACAAAAACGATTATAGAAAGGATATATGTAATAAGCTTGTTACTCCTCAAGAAACACATGGTATAGCATATATGCTAAGAGATTGCGCCCAGTCAGAAGAGGGTATTGTACTTCATAATACAGCGGAGGATGGTGAAGGAATACACTCCATAAAAGATAAATCTATTGAATTTATTGAAGTTGAGGGGGATAAGACCTACATATTCGTAAAGCAATTTGATGTTGGAGCTTTCGTGAACGCTATCCAACATACAAACTTTAATACACTTTCAAATACATCTAATACGCAAAAGTCAAATTACAAAGTAAATGTTCACTTTTTAAGTGGAACAACTCAAACATACTATTTGTGGATTGACAAAGAGAAATCACAAGGAATAATTATGGATTCAGAACAAACAAACCAAGGACATGAAATCGATAAAATATTTGTAGATGACATCATAAAAGTGTTAAATTAA
- a CDS encoding IS4 family transposase: MNLSISDELQLFSKELQRHMSPHVLDQLAREIGFVQRKSKYRAQDLVALCVWLSENIANTSLTQLCSLLEANTGISMSPEGLNQRFNSRAVQFLQQVLAYLLHQQFCSSSKISTLYTNYFHRIRVLDSTHFQVPDKFVSTYQGSGGSGQSAGMKIQLEYDLLSGQFLHVHVGAGKHNDKIYGSTCLESLQPQDVCIRDLGYFDLKDLHTIDKYNAYFILRLKLNTRIYQKNKEPEYFQNGTIKKHSEYIQLDMEQFIEQLQPGETYEIPDIYIGMYQKLPTRLILYKLTETQMKRRQKDLASKEHKKQITYKERSKRLSAINFYITNIPLECLQKEQVYDFYSLRWQIELIFKTWKSFFRIHQCNSVKLERLECHLYGQLISILLCSSTMFQMRQLLLIKKKRELSEYKAVYIIKDYYPLFYQALQKDIQELSKLLLRLFDFLHKNGRKSHRYEKKTVFDILDVVYNCSKPHNHVA; this comes from the coding sequence ATGAATCTATCGATTTCTGATGAACTACAATTATTTTCTAAAGAATTACAACGACATATGTCACCACATGTTTTAGATCAGTTAGCTAGAGAAATAGGATTTGTTCAACGGAAAAGTAAATATCGTGCACAAGATTTAGTAGCTCTTTGTGTTTGGTTAAGCGAAAACATAGCAAACACTTCATTGACACAACTATGTAGTCTATTAGAAGCTAACACAGGTATTTCTATGAGTCCAGAAGGACTCAATCAACGTTTTAATTCTAGAGCTGTGCAGTTTTTACAACAAGTATTAGCGTATTTACTTCATCAACAATTTTGTTCTTCTAGCAAGATTTCAACTTTGTATACAAACTATTTTCACCGTATTCGTGTATTAGATTCTACACATTTTCAGGTTCCAGATAAATTCGTTTCTACATACCAAGGCTCAGGAGGTAGTGGTCAAAGTGCCGGTATGAAAATTCAATTAGAGTACGATCTGTTAAGTGGTCAATTTCTACATGTTCATGTGGGTGCTGGAAAGCACAATGATAAAATTTACGGTTCTACTTGTCTCGAATCTCTTCAACCGCAAGATGTATGTATACGGGACTTAGGATACTTCGACTTAAAAGATTTACATACCATAGACAAGTACAATGCTTATTTCATCTTACGACTTAAGCTCAATACTCGTATATATCAGAAAAACAAAGAGCCTGAATACTTTCAGAATGGAACGATAAAAAAACATTCTGAGTACATCCAACTAGATATGGAGCAATTTATTGAGCAATTACAGCCAGGTGAAACATATGAAATTCCTGATATTTATATCGGAATGTATCAAAAGCTTCCTACAAGACTAATTCTGTATAAATTAACTGAGACGCAAATGAAACGTAGGCAAAAGGATTTAGCATCTAAAGAACACAAGAAGCAAATTACCTATAAGGAACGCAGTAAACGTCTCAGTGCAATTAACTTTTACATTACGAATATTCCTTTGGAATGTCTACAAAAGGAACAAGTATATGATTTTTACTCATTACGTTGGCAAATTGAACTTATCTTTAAAACATGGAAATCATTTTTTCGAATTCATCAATGTAACTCTGTAAAACTGGAAAGATTAGAGTGTCATCTATATGGACAATTAATTAGCATCCTTCTTTGTTCCTCCACTATGTTTCAAATGCGCCAATTACTTCTCATCAAGAAGAAACGAGAATTGAGTGAATATAAAGCTGTTTATATCATTAAAGATTATTATCCACTTTTTTATCAAGCTCTACAAAAAGACATCCAAGAGCTATCAAAGCTCTTGCTTCGTCTGTTCGATTTTTTACACAAAAACGGGCGGAAATCTCATCGATATGAGAAAAAGACAGTCTTTGATATTTTAGACGTCGTGTACAATTGTTCCAAGCCTCACAATCATGTAGCTTAA
- a CDS encoding serine hydrolase — protein sequence AGSSAGDMISTADDLNKFFSYLLGGKLLKEQQLKQMLTTVPTGKEGIDGYGLGIYETKLPSGVSIWGHTGGILGFTTLVGGKLGGKHTLVVNWNSLGRTDSPNPFKNILLAEFSK from the coding sequence GTGCAGGTAGCTCTGCTGGAGATATGATTTCTACTGCTGACGACTTAAACAAATTCTTCTCTTACTTGCTCGGTGGCAAATTACTGAAAGAACAGCAACTAAAACAAATGCTTACTACAGTTCCTACAGGAAAAGAAGGAATCGATGGATATGGTCTTGGAATCTATGAAACTAAGCTTCCAAGCGGTGTCTCGATATGGGGACACACAGGTGGCATTCTAGGGTTTACTACTCTTGTTGGAGGTAAACTTGGAGGCAAGCATACGTTGGTCGTCAATTGGAATAGTTTGGGTAGAACTGACAGTCCTAATCCTTTTAAAAATATCTTACTTGCTGAATTTAGCAAGTAG
- a CDS encoding macrolide family glycosyltransferase, with the protein MSKALIINFPAEGHINPTIGLVNELVNRGEEVIYYCEEEYRHKLKNIDVEFRNYGDYLKEINLKNRMKDMFHPLQMMYRFLRVTENAIPFLLEEITREKYDYMIYDQHFLLGRILAEMLPMPTIASCTTFAMNKEMLEEIPLGNIESNPTSPLVEECQMIVNRISDRYGVNVDSLEQLFHYESDMTLVFTSKYFQPHAHCFNHTFKFIGPSITSRQEIVEFPLYRLDGKEVIYISMGTELNKQPEFYEKCLHAFKEFNGIVVISVGKEIEMRRFLNMPPHFIIRPYVPQLEVLKYTDVFITHGGMNSVSEGLYYDTPLVVLPITNDQPFVAKRVEDLNAGLTLDYTKITSDLLKETVRNVLNNKTYREGSKIIGQSLREAGGCKKAVDAIFQFKREFLSSSRDK; encoded by the coding sequence ATGTCAAAAGCGTTGATTATAAATTTTCCTGCAGAAGGTCATATCAATCCTACAATTGGTCTTGTTAATGAATTAGTGAATAGGGGAGAAGAAGTTATTTATTATTGCGAGGAAGAATATCGCCATAAATTAAAGAATATAGATGTTGAATTTCGAAACTATGGAGATTACTTAAAAGAAATTAATTTAAAAAATAGAATGAAGGACATGTTTCACCCTTTACAAATGATGTATAGATTTTTAAGGGTAACAGAGAATGCCATCCCTTTTCTTTTAGAAGAAATTACTCGTGAAAAGTATGATTATATGATCTATGATCAGCATTTTCTTTTAGGCAGAATTCTTGCTGAAATGTTACCTATGCCTACAATTGCATCCTGTACAACATTTGCTATGAATAAAGAAATGTTGGAGGAAATTCCACTGGGAAACATCGAATCTAATCCTACTTCACCATTGGTTGAGGAATGTCAAATGATTGTAAATAGAATTAGTGATCGTTATGGGGTGAATGTTGATTCATTAGAGCAACTTTTTCATTATGAAAGTGACATGACATTAGTTTTTACTTCTAAATATTTTCAACCTCATGCTCATTGTTTTAATCATACCTTTAAGTTTATAGGACCTTCTATCACTTCACGGCAGGAAATAGTAGAATTTCCTCTTTATAGGTTAGACGGAAAAGAGGTTATTTACATTTCGATGGGAACAGAGTTAAATAAACAGCCGGAATTTTATGAGAAATGTTTGCATGCATTTAAAGAATTTAATGGAATAGTTGTAATTTCTGTAGGTAAGGAAATAGAGATGCGACGTTTTCTTAATATGCCACCCCATTTCATTATTCGTCCTTATGTTCCACAGTTAGAGGTTTTAAAATATACAGATGTCTTTATTACACATGGTGGTATGAATAGTGTAAGCGAAGGATTATATTATGACACGCCTCTTGTTGTTTTACCAATTACAAATGATCAACCTTTTGTAGCAAAAAGAGTCGAGGATTTAAATGCTGGTTTGACTTTGGATTATACAAAAATTACATCTGATTTATTGAAAGAAACGGTAAGGAATGTACTTAATAACAAAACTTATAGGGAAGGAAGCAAAATAATTGGTCAGAGTTTACGTGAAGCAGGTGGATGTAAGAAAGCAGTTGATGCAATATTTCAGTTTAAAAGAGAATTTTTGTCTAGTTCCCGTGATAAATGA